One window of Athalia rosae chromosome 4, iyAthRosa1.1, whole genome shotgun sequence genomic DNA carries:
- the LOC105691204 gene encoding histidine protein methyltransferase 1 homolog isoform X3, which produces MFCDITLKILHADKVVIDLQHDDCKNIIEAESRHSDLVPAKYEGGLKIWECTYDLGRYLLSEKIPLDHKEVLDLGCGAGVIGLLAVLKGSANVHFQDYNAEVIKSITIPNVILNIGDKKRVREQCAFFSGDWESFSELESQKYDIILTSETIYNPDNQQKLYNVFKSKLKKNGMVYVAGKVYYFGVGGGMRQFEELVSSEKKFFTETVWRSEEGSNLQYVVWMFDLTNFIGLEINEFPL; this is translated from the exons ATGTTCTGTGAtataacattgaaaattttacacgccGACAAAGTCGTGATCGATTTGCAACATGATGACtgcaaaaatataattgaagcCGAATCTCGACATTCTGATCTTGTGCCTGCAAAGTATGAAG GTGGTCTCAAAATTTGGGAATGTACTTATGATCTTGGAAGATATcttttatctgaaaaaattccactGGATCACAAAGAGGTCCTAGACTTGGGATGTGGTGCAGGGGTTATTGGTCTTTTGGCCGTACTCAAAGGATCAGCTAATGTTCACTTTCAAGACTAT AATGCAGAAGTAATAAAATCTATCACAATTCCAAACGTAATTTTGAACATCGGTGATAAAAAACGTGTTCGAGAACAGTGTGCATTTTTTTCTGGAGATTGGGAATCTTTTAGTGAACTAGAGTCACAAAAGTATGATATTATTTTGACTAGTGAGACAATTTATAACCCAGATAATCAGCAAAAGTTGTACAATGTCTTCAAAtcgaagttaaaaaaaaatggcatgGT TTATGTTGCCGGAAAAGTTTATTACTTTGGAGTTGGTGGAGGAATGAGACAGTTTGAAGAGCTTGTcagtagtgaaaaaaaattctttaccGAAACTGTTTGGAGAAGTGAAGAAGGTAGTAATCTACAATATGTGGTTTGGATGTTTGATTTAACTAATTTCATAGGTcttgaaattaatgaattccctttgtaa
- the LOC105691167 gene encoding esterase E4-like, protein MLPISSESINVCLLLGIALMSGFQHCDCIPVENAENNNDTDTARPEICIPQGKVRGVNMLTHNNRKIFGFMGIPFAKPPIGNLRFKAPLPPDPWDGILDGGRKYNICPYLDNGVLLGDEDCLYLNVFTPKLPINQNSTLLPVMMYTNGGGFKTSINDVLKYNPYLLLDKDVILVFPNARCGPLGFLSTGDEISPGNYGIKDALRALEWIRDNIKYFGGDPNRVTYFGGSSGANSVHYLLLSNSTKGLFHQYIVQSPSQSLYYGTVIPRSLSASRANKVGRYVGCPTNSSVILIECLRNRTVPELFDASSVITEWFLFPYIPWSPSIEPNIEGAILIEQPARLLAAGKFHDLPSMYSIVPNEGFTLTAGIDIRPKMLEEFLEDIDRIFPIVLQAGPLIESMTAYVNSLKSYYLNDLNADRRVLMDNLTLAIGDISFTYPAYKILETVATKKSDCYFASFEYRGVLSHSYYYTGGSLSDWGTVHGDEILYLFENRDHQFGPPSYKRSESDWEMANIMVQLWTSFAIDGRPSVKGLNSTVVWEPYSPVSQNYLRIGNNRSVEMEIKYRIHADRMKFLDELHAATVWK, encoded by the exons ATGCTACCGATCTCATCTGAGAGTATCAATGTTTGCCTACTGCTGGGAATTGCGTTAATGAGTGGCTTTCAACACTGTGACTGTATTCCGGTAGAAAATGCagaaaataacaatgacaCTGATACCGCGCGTCCAGAAATTTGCATACCTCAGGGAAAAGTGCGAGGTGTGAATATGCTAACTCATAATAACAGAAAGATCTTCGGCTTCATGGGAATTCCATTCGCTAAGCCACCCATCGGAAATCTCAG atTCAAGGCACCGTTGCCACCTGATCCTTGGGACGGAATTTTAGATGGCGGTAGGAAATACAATATATGCCCGTACTTGGATAATGGTGTACTTCTTGGAGATGAAGACTGTTTATATCTTAATGTTTTTACACCAAAG CTACCAATCAATCAAAACTCCACACTGCTACCAGTGATGATGTACACGAATGGCGGAGGGTTTAAAACTTCGATAAATGATGTCCTGAAGTATAATCCATACCTTCTTCTCGACAAGGACGTGATTCTCGTATTTCCGAATGCCCGTTGTGGACCTTTAGGATTTTTGAGTACCGGAGACGAAATTTCGCCCGGTAATTATGGAATTAAAGACGCCTTGCGCGCTTTGGAGTGGATTCGTGACAATATCAAATACTTTGGTGGTGATCCAAACCGAGTGACTTACTTCGGTGGAAGTAGCGGCGCCAATTCagttcattatttattattgtcaaACTCAACGAAAG GACTTTTTCATCAATACATAGTTCAGAGTCCATCACAAAGTTTATATTACGGGACTGTAATACCCCGCAGCCTGAGTGCGTCACGCGCTAATAAAGTCGGTCGCTACGTTGGATGTCCAACAAACTCGTCGGTGATTCTTATTGAATGTTTGAGGAATCGCACCGTGCCTGAACTGTTTGATGCAAGCTCAGTTATCACCGAATGGTTTCTATTTCCGTATATTCCTTGGAGTCCTTCTATAGAACCAAACATCGAAGGAGCAATTCTTATTGAACAGCCTGCAAGACTTTTAGCAGCTGGAAAATTCCATGACCTACCTTCTATGTATTCGATAGTTCCGAATGAAGGATTTACTCTTACTGCGG GTATTGACATAAGACCAAAAATGttggaagaatttttggaGGATATCGACAGAATCTTTCCGATTGTTCTACAAGCTGGTCCTCTAATCGAGAGTATGACAGCCTACGTCAATTCTTTGAAGTCGTACTATTTGAATGATTTGAATGCCGATAGAAGAGTG CTGATGGATAATTTGACACTGGCCATTGGTGACATCTCATTTACTTATCCCGCTTATAAAATACTTGAAACTGTAGCTACAAAAAAAAGCGACTGCTATTTCGCCTCCTTCGAATACAGGGGGGTTTTGAGTCacagttattattataccggtGGTTCCCTTTCCGATTGGGGTACAGTGCATGGTGATGAAATTCTTTACCTATTCGAAAATCGAGACCATCAATTCGGGCCTCCTAGTTACAAAAGGAGCGAGTCAGACTGGGAAATGGCCAATATAATGGTGCAACTGTGGACATCTTTCGCGATTGATGG gAGGCCAAGTGTCAAAGGTTTAAATAGCACCGTAGTTTGGGAACCCTACTCACCAGTGAGTCAAAATTATCTTCGAATTGGAAATAACCGAAGTgtggaaatggaaataaaatatcgcatTCACGCTGACCGTATGAAGTTTTTGGATGAGCTCCATGCAGCTACGGTATGGAAGTAG
- the LOC105691204 gene encoding histidine protein methyltransferase 1 homolog isoform X2 gives MFKFGFTVDSGNRENDAEDTKEETSVLSWFPAERIEVSSEQLSKTFDNDDFEITNMFCDITLKILHADKVVIDLQHDDCKNIIEAESRHSDLVPAKYEGGLKIWECTYDLGRYLLSEKIPLDHKEVLDLGCGAGVIGLLAVLKGSANVHFQDYNAEVIKSITIPNVILNIGDKKRVREQCAFFSGDWESFSELESQKYDIILTSETIYNPDNQQKLYNVFKSKLKKNGMVYVAGKVYYFGVGGGMRQFEELVSSEKKFFTETVWRSEEGVQREILKLTFDT, from the exons ATgttcaaatttggatttacAGTCGACAGTGGGAATCGAGAGAACG ACGCTGAGGATACCAAAGAAGAAACCTCAGTGCTCAGCTGGTTCCCTGCAGAAAGGATTGAAGTATCCTCTGAACAGCTCTCCAAAACTTTTGATAACGATGATTTTGAAATAACCAACATGTTCTGTGAtataacattgaaaattttacacgccGACAAAGTCGTGATCGATTTGCAACATGATGACtgcaaaaatataattgaagcCGAATCTCGACATTCTGATCTTGTGCCTGCAAAGTATGAAG GTGGTCTCAAAATTTGGGAATGTACTTATGATCTTGGAAGATATcttttatctgaaaaaattccactGGATCACAAAGAGGTCCTAGACTTGGGATGTGGTGCAGGGGTTATTGGTCTTTTGGCCGTACTCAAAGGATCAGCTAATGTTCACTTTCAAGACTAT AATGCAGAAGTAATAAAATCTATCACAATTCCAAACGTAATTTTGAACATCGGTGATAAAAAACGTGTTCGAGAACAGTGTGCATTTTTTTCTGGAGATTGGGAATCTTTTAGTGAACTAGAGTCACAAAAGTATGATATTATTTTGACTAGTGAGACAATTTATAACCCAGATAATCAGCAAAAGTTGTACAATGTCTTCAAAtcgaagttaaaaaaaaatggcatgGT TTATGTTGCCGGAAAAGTTTATTACTTTGGAGTTGGTGGAGGAATGAGACAGTTTGAAGAGCTTGTcagtagtgaaaaaaaattctttaccGAAACTGTTTGGAGAAGTGAAGAAG gaGTTCAACGTGAAATACTAAAGCTAACATTCGATACTTGA
- the LOC105691204 gene encoding histidine protein methyltransferase 1 homolog isoform X1, whose amino-acid sequence MFKFGFTVDSGNRENDAEDTKEETSVLSWFPAERIEVSSEQLSKTFDNDDFEITNMFCDITLKILHADKVVIDLQHDDCKNIIEAESRHSDLVPAKYEGGLKIWECTYDLGRYLLSEKIPLDHKEVLDLGCGAGVIGLLAVLKGSANVHFQDYNAEVIKSITIPNVILNIGDKKRVREQCAFFSGDWESFSELESQKYDIILTSETIYNPDNQQKLYNVFKSKLKKNGMVYVAGKVYYFGVGGGMRQFEELVSSEKKFFTETVWRSEEGSNLQYVVWMFDLTNFIGLEINEFPL is encoded by the exons ATgttcaaatttggatttacAGTCGACAGTGGGAATCGAGAGAACG ACGCTGAGGATACCAAAGAAGAAACCTCAGTGCTCAGCTGGTTCCCTGCAGAAAGGATTGAAGTATCCTCTGAACAGCTCTCCAAAACTTTTGATAACGATGATTTTGAAATAACCAACATGTTCTGTGAtataacattgaaaattttacacgccGACAAAGTCGTGATCGATTTGCAACATGATGACtgcaaaaatataattgaagcCGAATCTCGACATTCTGATCTTGTGCCTGCAAAGTATGAAG GTGGTCTCAAAATTTGGGAATGTACTTATGATCTTGGAAGATATcttttatctgaaaaaattccactGGATCACAAAGAGGTCCTAGACTTGGGATGTGGTGCAGGGGTTATTGGTCTTTTGGCCGTACTCAAAGGATCAGCTAATGTTCACTTTCAAGACTAT AATGCAGAAGTAATAAAATCTATCACAATTCCAAACGTAATTTTGAACATCGGTGATAAAAAACGTGTTCGAGAACAGTGTGCATTTTTTTCTGGAGATTGGGAATCTTTTAGTGAACTAGAGTCACAAAAGTATGATATTATTTTGACTAGTGAGACAATTTATAACCCAGATAATCAGCAAAAGTTGTACAATGTCTTCAAAtcgaagttaaaaaaaaatggcatgGT TTATGTTGCCGGAAAAGTTTATTACTTTGGAGTTGGTGGAGGAATGAGACAGTTTGAAGAGCTTGTcagtagtgaaaaaaaattctttaccGAAACTGTTTGGAGAAGTGAAGAAGGTAGTAATCTACAATATGTGGTTTGGATGTTTGATTTAACTAATTTCATAGGTcttgaaattaatgaattccctttgtaa